Part of the Streptomyces antimycoticus genome, TTGATCGTACTGACGCGGTTCGTGGCGCCGGTGGCGGCCATCCGCCGCTCGAGGAGCGTGGCGATGACGTCCCACAGCGGGTAGACGACGAGCAGCACGGCCGCGATCACGGTGGGCCTGTCCCTCGACACGAGCGAGGCGGAGGTCGCGAGGACGAGTGCCACCCAGATCAGGGAGAAGGCGACTCGGATCAGGTAGAGCGAGCGGAGCCCGGAGGGCGCCGTCGTGGTCGTGGCCGGAGTTACGGTGGTGTGAGTCATCGGGTGTCCCGTTGTGATCGTGATGATGTGAGACGGTCGCCTCGATGAGGAGTCTCAGCGGTCTCGGCAGGCACGATGTACTTCGATCGAAGTAGTTCTGCCATCCGCTTCGATCGAAACGAGTTCTGCCGTCTCCACCGGCGGAATCAGGTGCGCCGTCTACATCGTTCGAAGTACACGGCCGCGGCACACGTGAACGAGAATCGGGGCATGGTCAAGGCGCAGAACAGTCCGGACGGGCCCGCGGCACCGCTGTGGGTCCGCCGCCCCGAGGCGCTGCACCGAGCCGCCTACGCAGTGGCCGCGCTGGTGTTCACCGGTCAGATCGTGGCAGTGGTCCTGAGGGGCTCGGATGGGCCGACGGCCCTCTCCGTCCTTCTCGCCGGTGGCGGTGTCGCCCTCTCCTGGTGGCGGCCGTGGGCAGGGCTGGTCGTGACGAGCGCGGCGTCCTTCGCCGTCACAGCGGTGGGCCACGACCCCCTGTCGGTGTGGATGATGGCCGTGCTCGTGCTGTTCTCGGTCACGCTCAGGGGAAAACAGCCGCTGGCCGGAACCGGCATCGTGGCGGCGTTCTTCCTGGGGGCCTTCATGACCTTGGGAGGATTTCGTGGCGGCGCGATCGTGGGAGCCGCCGCCCTCTTCTCGGCCATAGCGGGAGGTGCGACGGGAGCCGCGCTCCGCATCCATCGGGACCACTGGTGGATCTTGGAGGAGCGGGCCGAAAGCGCCATCGCCACCCGCGAGATCGAAGCCACTCGACGAGTGACCGAAGAACGACTCCGCATCGCACGGGACCTCCACGACGTCATCGGCCACCAAGTGGCGATGCTGAGCCTGCATCTGGGTGCCGCGGAAATCGGGCTGCCCGAGGACGCCGAATCGTCCCGGCAGGCCCTCGTCTCGGCCAGGTCCAGCGCTCGCACCGTCGTCGTCGAGACGCAACGGATCCTCGCACTCCTCCGCGTCGGCGACGACACTTCCGACGGCGAGGCGCTCCGGCCGACTCCGTCGCTGAGCGGCCTGGAAGGGCTGATCGCCTCTTTCGAGAGCATCGGCCTCGACGTCCAGCCCTCCATCCACATCCCCGCCGGTTTCGTGGAGCCCAGCGTCGGCGTGACGGTCTACCGGGTCGTTCAAGAAGCACTGACGAATGCCTACCGGCATGGGGAGGGGACGGCGACGGTGGAGGTGCGCGAGCGCGAGGGCAGGATCTGCGTCACCGTGGAGAATCGTGTCGGTCATTCACTCCACG contains:
- a CDS encoding sensor histidine kinase; this encodes MVKAQNSPDGPAAPLWVRRPEALHRAAYAVAALVFTGQIVAVVLRGSDGPTALSVLLAGGGVALSWWRPWAGLVVTSAASFAVTAVGHDPLSVWMMAVLVLFSVTLRGKQPLAGTGIVAAFFLGAFMTLGGFRGGAIVGAAALFSAIAGGATGAALRIHRDHWWILEERAESAIATREIEATRRVTEERLRIARDLHDVIGHQVAMLSLHLGAAEIGLPEDAESSRQALVSARSSARTVVVETQRILALLRVGDDTSDGEALRPTPSLSGLEGLIASFESIGLDVQPSIHIPAGFVEPSVGVTVYRVVQEALTNAYRHGEGTATVEVREREGRICVTVENRVGHSLHGSGSGSGTGTGSSSGSGLGLVGMRERVESSSGRLTIDSDNGRFRVHAEFSPLGAVV